A region from the Pelobates fuscus isolate aPelFus1 chromosome 1, aPelFus1.pri, whole genome shotgun sequence genome encodes:
- the ALG8 gene encoding probable dolichyl pyrophosphate Glc1Man9GlcNAc2 alpha-1,3-glucosyltransferase isoform X1 — protein sequence MATSRGGNVGTSSRSKEIDAGGWFVTLALGVSLLKCLLIQTYHSTDFEVHRNWLAVTHSLPISRWYYESTSEWTLDYPPFFAWFEYLLSNVARYFDPEMLKIENLNYATQATVYFQRFSVIVTDILFIYAAKQCCSCVNKKNDQGDLLEKPSFVLAVLLLWNFGLLIVDHIHFQYNGFLSGIMLLSIARLFQGRYAESSFLFATLLNFKHIYLYIAPAYGIYLLRSYCFTGNNPDGSLRWRSFSALRFITLALIVSSVFAVSFGPFIYLGQIPQVLTRLFPFKRGLCHAYWAPNFWALYNAADKALSIIGVKLHLLDPGSIQASSMTGGLVQEFKHSVLPSITPLTTLLFTGISILPSVLCLWFKPRGPQGFLRCLILCALSSFMFGWHVHEKAILLAILPLSILSVISARDAGIYLLLATTGHYSLFPLLFTAQELPIKVLLMAIFTIFSVTFLRALFRKKGPLLGGLETLYLCGLIPLEIFCEIVFPLTSWQQKLPFFPLLLTSVYCAVGVSYAWLRLYISQFAELTPAKKKNL from the exons ATGGCGACCTCCAGAGGCGGAAACGTGGGTACCAGCTCCAGGAGCAAAGAAATCGATGCCGGAGGCTGGTTTGTGACCCTGGCACTAGGGGTGTCTCTGCTGAAATGTCTCCTCATACAAACATA tcatTCCACAGATTTTGAAGTCCACCGAAACTGGCTTGCAGTCACGCACAGTTTACCCATATCCAGGTGGTACTATGAG TCAACCTCTGAGTGGACGCTGGATTATCCTCCATTTTTTGCTTGGTTTGAGTATTTACTCTCTAATGTGGCTCGGTACTTTGACCCAGAGATGCTTAAGATCGAAAACTTGAACTATGCCACTCAAGCTACCGTCTATTTCCAGAGATTCTCTGTCATCGTCACTGACATTCTCTTCATATACGCAGCTAAGCA ATGCTGCAGTTGTGTCAATAAGAAGAATGACCAAGGTGATCTCCTGGAGAAACCATCATTTGTGCTAGCTGTCCTGCTTCTCTGGAACTTTGGGCTTTTAATAGTGGATC ATATTCATTTCCAATATAATGGCTTTTTGTCTGGGATCATGCTCCTTTCTATTGCACGATTATTTCAG GGGCGGTATGCCGAAAGTTCATTTCTCTTTGCCACTCTTCTGAATTTCAAACATATCTACCTGTACATAGCCCCGGCATATGGGATTTACTTATTGCGATCTTACTGCTTCACGGGAAACAATCCAG ATGGGTCCCTGCGCTGGCGAAGTTTCAGTGCTTTGCGTTTCATCACACTTGCCCTGATTGTCTCCTCCGTGTTTGCGGTTTCCTTTGGGCCATTTATATACCTG ggGCAAATACCGCAAGTCCTTACTCGTCTTTTTCCATTTAAAAGAGGTCTCTGTCATGCTTACTGGGCTCCGAACTTCTGGGCATTGTACAACGCGGCGGACAAAGCACTTTCTATTATTG GTGTGAAGCTGCATCTTCTTGACCCAGGCAGTATTCAGGCCAGTTCCATGACTGGGGGTCTGGTCCAGGAATTTAAACACAGCGTTCTGCCTTCTATAACACCACTGACAACTTTACTCTTCACTGGCATCTCAATACTG CCCTCCGTTTTATGCCTGTGGTTCAAACCCCGGGGGCCACAAGGCTTCCTTCGCTGTTTGATTCTGTGCGCGCTCAGCTCGTTCATGTTTGGCTGGCATGTTCATGAGAAAGCCATCCTCTTGGCTATACTTCCTTTAAG CATACTGTCCGTGATCAGTGCAAGGGATGCTGGAATATATTTGCTTTTGGCCACTACTGGCCATTATTCCCTCTTTCCTTTACTCTTTACAGCTCAAG AACTTCCAATTAAGGTTTTGTTGATGGCAATTTTCACGATATTCAGTGTCACCTTCCTGAGGGCATTATTCAG GAAAAAAGGTCCTTTATTGGGCGGTTTGGAGACTCTCTATCTCTGTGGACTGATACCCCTGGAGATATTCTGTGAGATCGTATTCCCACTCACCTCCTGGCAACAGAAACTTCCTTTCTTCCCGCTACTTCTAACCTCTGTCTACTGCGCTGTGGGAGTAAGCTACGCTTGGCTCAGACTTTATATTTCCCAATTTGCAGAATTAACGCCAGCCAAAAAGAAGAATTTATGA
- the ALG8 gene encoding probable dolichyl pyrophosphate Glc1Man9GlcNAc2 alpha-1,3-glucosyltransferase isoform X2: MATSRGGNVGTSSRSKEIDAGGWFVTLALGVSLLKCLLIQTYHSTDFEVHRNWLAVTHSLPISRWYYESTSEWTLDYPPFFAWFEYLLSNVARYFDPEMLKIENLNYATQATVYFQRFSVIVTDILFIYAAKQCCSCVNKKNDQGDLLEKPSFVLAVLLLWNFGLLIVDHIHFQYNGFLSGIMLLSIARLFQGRYAESSFLFATLLNFKHIYLYIAPAYGIYLLRSYCFTGNNPDGSLRWRSFSALRFITLALIVSSVFAVSFGPFIYLGQIPQVLTRLFPFKRGLCHAYWAPNFWALYNAADKALSIIGVKLHLLDPGSIQASSMTGGLVQEFKHSVLPSITPLTTLLFTGISILPSVLCLWFKPRGPQGFLRCLILCALSSFMFGWHVHEKAILLAILPLSILSVISARDAGIYLLLATTGHYSLFPLLFTAQGKKVLYWAVWRLSISVD; encoded by the exons ATGGCGACCTCCAGAGGCGGAAACGTGGGTACCAGCTCCAGGAGCAAAGAAATCGATGCCGGAGGCTGGTTTGTGACCCTGGCACTAGGGGTGTCTCTGCTGAAATGTCTCCTCATACAAACATA tcatTCCACAGATTTTGAAGTCCACCGAAACTGGCTTGCAGTCACGCACAGTTTACCCATATCCAGGTGGTACTATGAG TCAACCTCTGAGTGGACGCTGGATTATCCTCCATTTTTTGCTTGGTTTGAGTATTTACTCTCTAATGTGGCTCGGTACTTTGACCCAGAGATGCTTAAGATCGAAAACTTGAACTATGCCACTCAAGCTACCGTCTATTTCCAGAGATTCTCTGTCATCGTCACTGACATTCTCTTCATATACGCAGCTAAGCA ATGCTGCAGTTGTGTCAATAAGAAGAATGACCAAGGTGATCTCCTGGAGAAACCATCATTTGTGCTAGCTGTCCTGCTTCTCTGGAACTTTGGGCTTTTAATAGTGGATC ATATTCATTTCCAATATAATGGCTTTTTGTCTGGGATCATGCTCCTTTCTATTGCACGATTATTTCAG GGGCGGTATGCCGAAAGTTCATTTCTCTTTGCCACTCTTCTGAATTTCAAACATATCTACCTGTACATAGCCCCGGCATATGGGATTTACTTATTGCGATCTTACTGCTTCACGGGAAACAATCCAG ATGGGTCCCTGCGCTGGCGAAGTTTCAGTGCTTTGCGTTTCATCACACTTGCCCTGATTGTCTCCTCCGTGTTTGCGGTTTCCTTTGGGCCATTTATATACCTG ggGCAAATACCGCAAGTCCTTACTCGTCTTTTTCCATTTAAAAGAGGTCTCTGTCATGCTTACTGGGCTCCGAACTTCTGGGCATTGTACAACGCGGCGGACAAAGCACTTTCTATTATTG GTGTGAAGCTGCATCTTCTTGACCCAGGCAGTATTCAGGCCAGTTCCATGACTGGGGGTCTGGTCCAGGAATTTAAACACAGCGTTCTGCCTTCTATAACACCACTGACAACTTTACTCTTCACTGGCATCTCAATACTG CCCTCCGTTTTATGCCTGTGGTTCAAACCCCGGGGGCCACAAGGCTTCCTTCGCTGTTTGATTCTGTGCGCGCTCAGCTCGTTCATGTTTGGCTGGCATGTTCATGAGAAAGCCATCCTCTTGGCTATACTTCCTTTAAG CATACTGTCCGTGATCAGTGCAAGGGATGCTGGAATATATTTGCTTTTGGCCACTACTGGCCATTATTCCCTCTTTCCTTTACTCTTTACAGCTCAAG GAAAAAAGGTCCTTTATTGGGCGGTTTGGAGACTCTCTATCTCTGTGGACTGA